A genomic window from Alicyclobacillus vulcanalis includes:
- a CDS encoding prepilin-type N-terminal cleavage/methylation domain-containing protein, whose translation MKRKRGCRPPLSRDRGMTLLETMVAILITAIVATALVGTIWQVALRSQRLTGANQAMESVLTVEHALSEMTQSATYMQLQYTTGNIAIWLFRKGQTVGNVVVPGQPWLVNTTTISSGSVSSGVANAQCFYVFDFVQQPNQLWNVYGAPTTQSGNLPNFSGQLLAQNVNVQWYLPNIGASATSSTNSTTWSQIFTQLFYGNTSSQGISTAAVPSGTVIHGFILKLSATYRAPSGQMQTYAVTAGYHDMNQG comes from the coding sequence ATGAAGAGAAAACGGGGCTGTCGACCGCCGCTTTCGCGCGATAGGGGCATGACCTTGCTTGAAACGATGGTGGCCATTTTAATCACGGCCATCGTAGCAACGGCACTCGTGGGTACCATTTGGCAAGTGGCCCTCCGCTCGCAGCGCTTGACAGGGGCGAACCAGGCAATGGAGAGTGTTCTGACGGTCGAACATGCGTTGTCAGAGATGACGCAATCAGCGACGTACATGCAGTTGCAATACACCACTGGTAACATCGCGATCTGGCTCTTCCGCAAGGGGCAGACCGTCGGCAACGTGGTTGTGCCTGGGCAACCATGGCTGGTCAACACGACGACGATTTCGTCTGGCAGCGTGTCATCAGGGGTCGCCAATGCTCAGTGTTTTTATGTCTTTGACTTCGTACAACAACCTAATCAGCTGTGGAACGTATATGGGGCGCCCACCACTCAGTCGGGAAACCTGCCAAACTTCAGCGGACAACTGCTGGCGCAAAACGTGAACGTGCAGTGGTATCTTCCTAACATCGGCGCTTCTGCCACCAGTTCGACCAACTCGACGACGTGGTCTCAAATCTTTACGCAGTTGTTTTATGGCAACACATCGTCCCAGGGCATTTCAACGGCGGCCGTGCCCAGTGGGACTGTGATTCACGGCTTTATCCTCAAGCTATCGGCCACGTATCGCGCCCCGAGTGGTCAGATGCAGACGTACGCCGTCACGGCTGGCTATCATGACATGAATCAAGGGTGA
- a CDS encoding FAM151 family protein — protein MKRHHEARRGERGLSLLWSMVYVVILTSLVSTALVWSRYTLRMGGLGQIQDQRTAFQSQASFDQAALSAMQSAAQQATVSLSTNPISQLLAWLTFWGASFVSFLTGQSLQLVTMQDLTNALNQKVFPALSSQQMQGSIVYTYTTSWSQQLQNQISQLQNLAGTVQPWSSAWDSLELAADLLQAVLTLSPNYVQPHAVIQVQSAQGGYSMYYNATYVFNPNTFQWVLQITQD, from the coding sequence ATGAAACGCCATCATGAAGCGCGGCGCGGAGAACGCGGATTGTCTCTGCTGTGGTCTATGGTCTACGTCGTCATTCTCACCTCGCTCGTCAGTACCGCGCTTGTGTGGAGCCGGTATACGCTGCGAATGGGTGGCCTGGGCCAAATTCAAGATCAGAGGACCGCGTTTCAGTCTCAGGCCTCCTTCGACCAGGCTGCGCTGTCGGCCATGCAGTCCGCTGCGCAGCAGGCGACGGTCTCCTTGTCGACAAACCCTATCTCGCAATTGCTTGCCTGGTTGACATTTTGGGGGGCATCGTTTGTTTCGTTTCTAACGGGCCAATCGCTTCAGCTGGTGACCATGCAGGATTTGACCAACGCACTGAATCAGAAGGTGTTCCCAGCGCTCTCCAGCCAGCAAATGCAGGGGAGCATCGTCTACACGTATACCACCTCCTGGAGTCAGCAGCTCCAAAATCAAATTTCCCAATTACAAAATCTTGCGGGCACGGTGCAGCCCTGGTCAAGCGCGTGGGACTCTCTCGAACTGGCAGCGGACCTGTTGCAGGCCGTGCTGACGCTGTCGCCGAACTACGTCCAGCCTCATGCCGTGATTCAGGTGCAGAGCGCTCAGGGCGGCTACTCAATGTATTACAACGCCACGTACGTGTTCAACCCCAACACCTTTCAATGGGTCCTGCAGATTACGCAGGACTGA